GCGATCTGGAAATATTTTTCAAAGCCCGCCACCATCAGGATTTGCTTTAGTTGCTGTGGGGATTGGGGAAGAGCGTAGAATTTTCCGGGGTGAACACGGCTCGGCACCACGTAATCTCTGGCCCCCTCCGGAGTGCTACGGATGAGAATTGGGGTCTCAATCTCTATAAAGCCCCTGGCATCCATGAAATCCCGGATGAACTTCACCACTTTGTGGCGGAAAATTATGTTTCCCTTCATCCTCTCCCGACGGAGATCAAGGTAACGATATCTGAGGCGGAGAGCCTCATCCACTTCTTCTTCCCGCTCAATGTAGAAAGGTGGAGTTCGGGAGGGATTAAGAATCTTGGCCTCTTTAGCTATAACCTCAATCTCGCCGGTGGAAAGATTGGGATTTTCCATCCCCGGGGGCCTTTCCTTGACCACTCCTTTTACCCACAGAACATACTCATTGCGAGCTTCATCAGCAACTTTATAGGCTTCGGGGGCCTCGGCAGGGTTGAAAACTACCTGGACTATTCCTTCTCGGTCCCTAAGGTCAATGAAGATGAGCCCTCCATGGTGGCGACGCCGATGCACCCATCCTGCCAGTTTCACTTCCTTTCCCACGTGCTCTTTGCGCAAAAGACCACAGTAGTAGTCTTTCAGCACTTTTAACCTCCTTCAACCCGTATTTGTTTTAAAGCCTTTATATCGCCAGCTCCGGTGCAGAACATAGCAATGCGAAAGCTATGCAATATTTCCCAGGCTTTTTCCCGGACAGCCTCTACAGACAAAACGGCAGGCTTGAGGAAAGGTGCCGCTATCCCAACAAGATCCGCTCCCAGAGCTATGGCCTTAGCTGCATCAACCCCCGTCCTTATCCCTCCACTGGCGATGAGGGGAAAGTCCGGCAAAACCTCACGAACACCTCTTATGGCTTCAGCTGTAGGAATCCCCCAATTGGAGAAAGCCAGGGCTACGTTTTTGAGGCTTTCCTGCCCAATGCGATGCATTTCTATGAGACTCCAACAGGTTCCTCCTGCTCCTGCTACATCAATAGCTGCAACCCCTGCTTCTACCAACTTCAACGCTACCTGCGGGTTTATACCCCACCCTACTTCTTTGACCACAACAGGCACCTCCAAAGCTGTGCAAACCTTTTCAATTTTGCGGAGTAATCCGGAAAAATTCGTATTCCCTTCAGGCTGAAGGGCTTCTTGAAGGGGGTTAAGGTGCAAGACGAGAGCATCGGCTTCTATCATTTCTACTGCTCTGCGGCACTCCTCTACTCCGTAACTGTAGTTTAGCTGGACAGCCCCCAGGTTGGCCATCAAAAGGATATCGGGGGCTATGTCTCGCACTTTGTAGGAATCAACCCAGCGCGAATCCTCCAGAGCGACTCTCTGGGAACCGACCCCCATAGCCCAGCCAAACTCCTGAGCCACAGCCGCCAAATTGCGATTTATCCTCCCTGCCTCCTCTGTACCTCCGGTCATGGGTGAAATGAGAAAAGGTGCTTTCAGCTTTTTGCCCAAGAACTGCGTGGATGTGTCAACTTCCGCCAGGTTTAATTCAGGAAGAGCGCAGTGGGGGAGGCGATATCTTTCAAATTCTGTTGTTAAAGTTCTAAACTCCACGTCCTTTTCCAGAGCAATCCTGAGGTGTTCGCTTTTCCTGCGGTTAGAGGCCATTAATAAGCACTCCTGTCGGAGAAGATGCGCACGATGGTTTTCAAGATAATCTTTATATCAAGCCAGAGGGACCAGTTCTCAATGTACCAGAGGTCATATTTGGTCCTCTCAGCGATGGAGGTGTCTCCTCTGAGGCCATGGATTTGAGCCCAGCCGGTTATTCCGGCCTTCTCCCGATGGCGCTCCATATATCGGGGGATACTGCGCCGGAACTGCTCCACGTAATAGGGCTGTTCAGGCCTTGGCCCCACCAGACTCATATGGCCCAGGAGCACATTTATGAACTGAGGAAGTTCATCCAAGGAGTAACGCCTTAGAAATGCACCCAGCCTGGTGCGCCTTGGATCGTCAGGTGTAGTCCAGCCGGGGCCGTTGGCATCGGCACCCTGACGCATGGAACGGAATTTGAGCATAGGGAAAGGTTTAGCGTCAAGTCCCATCCTCTCCTGAACGTAGAAGACAGGCCCAGGGGAGTCAAGTTTTATGAGAATGGCTATAAGGAGCATGAGGGGTGAAAGGAGTATCAGAGCTATGGAGGCTCCCACTATGTCCATTGCCCTTTTGAGAGCAAGCTTCCATCCCCTCATAGCCGTGTCTCTCACGGTGATAAGAGGAAGGCCGTCCAGGTCTCCTATGCTAACCTCTGAAGCTATAATCTGGAATACATCGGGAAAGACCTTTATAGCTGTGGAGCTCCTGTCGCACATCCCTATTATTGAAAGGAGCTGGGAGTGATCAGCTTCGGGCATGGCGATTATGACTTCGTCCACTGCCTCCTGGCTGATGATAGTGGGAAGATCGTTGATTTTCCCCAGAACTGGCACGCCCATAACCTGACCACTGAAGTTATCGTCTACGAATCCCACTACCCTGTAGCCGAGGCTTGGGGAACGCATTATTTTTTGCAGTATTATTCGCCCTACTTCTCCCGCCCCTACAATCAGGACTCTGGAAACCCCCACCCCTCTGGCATAAGCGGAACGTTGCCACCTGTGATGCAGAGTCCTGCCCACAAAGGTGAAGATTATGGTAAGAAGCCAGGCGTAGACCATCATCAAACGGGAATAGTCCAGTTCGTTTTTGAAAAGGAGGGAAAAGAAAGCAATAGCTATAAGGGTGCCTATGGAAGAGGCAGCGGTTAGCTTGGAAAATTCGTCTATGTGCGAGAAAGTCCTGCGGCGGTGGTAAAGGCGAGCGAAGAAGAAAGTGATCAAAAGGGTAACCACATAGACCCCAGCCATTCCAAGGTAAGGAGTAAAGGAATAGGGGAGGTTCTGATGGGCGGTGAGGAGACGAAGTTTGTAGGCCAGGTAAAAGGCCAAGGCTATTAAGACGGCATCTAAAGCCGCAAGACTTGCACGAAAGAAAAAAGCAGGGTTTTTCATAAGACCTTGCTTATCCCCCACCACAGGTAAATTCCTGCCTTAACCAGTTTGTCCAGCCACCATGGAGTTTGGGAGGCATAGTGCTTGCGATAAAATATAAGCATTGCTCGGAAGAATTCATCGCGGGCTCTGGGATTTTTCTGGCTTGAAACCTTCTTGTAGTGAAGCACTGTTACTCCCGGATAATAGTATACCTTCCATCCGGCCCTTTTTATCCTCAGGGCCCAATCCAGGTCCTCTCCGTAAAGAAAAAAGGCCTCATCCAGAAGGCCAGCATCGGCAATGGCTTCTCTGCGGACCATCATGAAGGCCCCCACCACTGAATCCACTTCGGCTGTTTTGTCGGGATCCAGATAGGTGAGATTGTAGCGGGCGAAGCGTGGATGTCGAGGGAATAGTTTGCTGAGGCCTATCATCCTGTAAAAGGCTACTTCAGGGGTAGGAAAAGAGCGACGACAGGCCAGGTCCAAACTTCCATCCTGACGGATTAGTTTGGGGCCAGCTATGCCAGCCTGGGGATGAGAATCCATAAATTGCACCATACCCGCCAGAGCCCCCGGGGGCAAAACGGTATCGGGGTTTAAAAGGAGAGCATAACGAGGAGCATCTGGAGAGGGAGCGCCGGGGTCAAAACCTAAAGCCCTGAGGCCAAGGTTATTGGCATAAGCATATCCACCGTTAAAGGGGCTGCATATCAGCAGGACCTGAGGGAACTCTTTCCTAACCATGTCGGCACTCCCATCCCCGGAACCATTGTCCACCACGCACACCTGGAAAGAGACCCCACGATTCTCTAAGAGGGAGAGCAAACAGTCTTTAAGAAGGTCTCTGGTGTTGTAGTTTACGATTATTACCCCCACATCCACCATGGCCCTCACCATTGCCTTTTATTTTAACACAAAAGCTTTGCCTCCGCAAAGGCTTCCTGGTATAATTTTCGGGGGGATTGGAGCATGGACCCGAGGAGGATACGAAATTTTTGCATAATAGCTCACATAGACCATGGAAAATCAACGCTGGCGGACCGTTTCCTGGAGATAACGGGGACGGTAGATCCACGCCAGATGCGAGAACAGTTCCTGGACCAGATGGACATTGAACGGGAGAAAGGGGTAACCATCAAGGCTTCAGCTGTCAGGATGCTTTACAGGGCTTATGATTCTGAAATTTATGAGCTTAACTTGATTGACACCCCAGGCCACGTGGATTTCTCCTACGAAGTCAGCAGGGCGCTGGCGGCCTGCGAAGGGGCCATACTGGTGGTAGACGCCTCTCAAGGGATAGAGGCCCAGACCGTCGCTAACCTATACATGGCTCTGGAGCATGATTTGACTATAATTCCTGTTGTCAATAAAATAGACCTTCCCAATGCCAGGCCTGAAGAGGTCGCTCAGGAATTAGAAGACCTTCTCGGAATTCCGGCGGAAGAGGTGATAATGGTTTCAGCAAAAGAAGGCATAAATGTCAGAGAAGTGCTGGAAGCAGTGGTCAAGAAAATTCCACCTCCAAAAGGTTACTTGCGCCAGCCTTTGAGAGCTCTAATTTTTGACTCCCATTACGATCCTTACAAAGGCGTTATAGCCTATGTAAGGGTAGTGGACGGCGAGATAACCCCAGACTCTCCCCTTATGCTCATGTCTTCCGGGGAAAAATTTGAGCCTATGGAGATAGGTTACTTTTCACCGTGGATGACTTCCACCGAACGGCTTGTGGCAGGGGAAGTGGGATATGTAGCCACAGGCTTGAAAAGCGTTAAAGAGTGCTCCGTAGGGGATACTATCACCTGGGCGCGCAATCCCGCCGATAAGCCCCTCCCTGGCTATAAGAAACCCAAACCCATGGTTTTTGCTGGTTTTTATCCCGCGGAAGGAGAAGATTTTAGCCTTTTGAGAGAAGCTCTGGAGAAGCTTCAGCTCAATGATGCCTCCCTTTTCTTTGAACCGGAGGAATCAGCCGCTCTGGGCCCGGGTTTCAGGTGCGGTTTCCTGGGCCTTTTCCACATGGAAATAGTCCAGGAGAGACTGGAAAGGGAATTCGGGTTAGATCTGGTTGCCACCGCCCCAAACGTTGAATACGAGGTGGTGAAGCGCAATGGCGAGGTCATCCAGGTGGATAACCCCGCCCGTTTCCCCCCGGAATCGGATATAGAAGAAATCCGGGAACCCTGGATGAAAGTTCAGATCTTCACCCCTTCAGAGTATATAGGCCCGGTCATGGAGCTGGTGACGAAGAGAAGGGGGAAATTTGTAAGGATGGATTACTTAGATCCCAGGCGGGTCATGCTCCTTTATGAGATGCCCCTGGCCGAAATGATTACGGATTTTTACGATCGCCTCAAGTCTGTAACCAGAGGTTACGCCTCTCTGGATTACTCCTTCCTGGAATACCGGCCCGATAATCTGGTAAAGCTGAGCATCCTTGTGCACGGCCAGCCTGTAGATGCTCTATCTGTTGTAGTGCATCGGGATGATGCCTACAGGCGGGGAAAGGTTCTGGTAGAAAAACTTAAGGAAGTTATCCCGCGCCAGCTGTTTTCTGTAGCCATTCAGGCTGCCATTGGCAAGAGGGTTGTGGCCAGAGCCGATATTCCTGCCCTCAAGAAGAATGTGCTGGCCAAATGCTACGGCGGCGATGTAACCCGTAAGCGCAAGCTTCTGGAACGTCAAAAAGAGGGGAAAAAGCGGCTGAAACAGATAGGCCGGGTCCAGGTTCCTCAGGAAGCATTCCTCACACTCCTCAAAGTGGAGGAGGATTGAAAGTTGGTTTACCACCGGCCTTTACTGCTGGCCTTTGCAGCAAGCTTTTTCTTCTTTTTAAGTTTTCAGAGCCTTTTTTCCACTTTCCCCATCTTCGTCCAGGGCTTGGGTGGAGAAGCAGCTTTTATTGGAGCAACTCAGGGCTCTTTCGCCTTAACCGCCATCCTCTTCCGCCCCCTGGCCGGGTGGGTCTCTGACCGGATGGGAAGGCGGGTCGGCCTGATATTGGGCAGTGCTATTTTCACTCTGAGCATGCTTCTTTACTGCTTTGTCAGGGACCTTAAGAGCTTGCTCTTTCTGCGGGCCTTTCACGGAACCGGCATCGCCTTCTTCACTACAGCTTTTGCCGCTTTTGTTTCCGATCTCGCTCCCTCTGAAAAAAGGGGGGAAATAATGGGCATAGGATGGATGTCCATCCCCATTTCCCTCCTTCTGGCCCCGCTTTTGGGCGATTTTCTGGCCTTGGGGGGCAATTTCCCGAGACTTTTCCTGGCCGGCGCTGGCTTCGGAGCCCTTTCCCTGACTTTGACCCTGGCTTTACCGGAAACCCTTAAAAGTTCTCACCAGGCCCAAACCCCGTCACCTGTGTCAGACATAGCCGCTTTAGTTCTCCTCACAGGAGCTCTTGGAGTTTCTTACGGAGCTATTATTTCTTTTCTTCCGGTATTCCTGGATGAAAAGGGCCTCGGGCCGAGCGGTTTCTTTTTCTCCCTTTTTTCCTCCA
This window of the Anaerolineae bacterium genome carries:
- the fni gene encoding type 2 isopentenyl-diphosphate Delta-isomerase translates to MASNRRKSEHLRIALEKDVEFRTLTTEFERYRLPHCALPELNLAEVDTSTQFLGKKLKAPFLISPMTGGTEEAGRINRNLAAVAQEFGWAMGVGSQRVALEDSRWVDSYKVRDIAPDILLMANLGAVQLNYSYGVEECRRAVEMIEADALVLHLNPLQEALQPEGNTNFSGLLRKIEKVCTALEVPVVVKEVGWGINPQVALKLVEAGVAAIDVAGAGGTCWSLIEMHRIGQESLKNVALAFSNWGIPTAEAIRGVREVLPDFPLIASGGIRTGVDAAKAIALGADLVGIAAPFLKPAVLSVEAVREKAWEILHSFRIAMFCTGAGDIKALKQIRVEGG
- a CDS encoding undecaprenyl-phosphate glucose phosphotransferase, which encodes MKNPAFFFRASLAALDAVLIALAFYLAYKLRLLTAHQNLPYSFTPYLGMAGVYVVTLLITFFFARLYHRRRTFSHIDEFSKLTAASSIGTLIAIAFFSLLFKNELDYSRLMMVYAWLLTIIFTFVGRTLHHRWQRSAYARGVGVSRVLIVGAGEVGRIILQKIMRSPSLGYRVVGFVDDNFSGQVMGVPVLGKINDLPTIISQEAVDEVIIAMPEADHSQLLSIIGMCDRSSTAIKVFPDVFQIIASEVSIGDLDGLPLITVRDTAMRGWKLALKRAMDIVGASIALILLSPLMLLIAILIKLDSPGPVFYVQERMGLDAKPFPMLKFRSMRQGADANGPGWTTPDDPRRTRLGAFLRRYSLDELPQFINVLLGHMSLVGPRPEQPYYVEQFRRSIPRYMERHREKAGITGWAQIHGLRGDTSIAERTKYDLWYIENWSLWLDIKIILKTIVRIFSDRSAY
- a CDS encoding glycosyltransferase family 2 protein; this encodes MVDVGVIIVNYNTRDLLKDCLLSLLENRGVSFQVCVVDNGSGDGSADMVRKEFPQVLLICSPFNGGYAYANNLGLRALGFDPGAPSPDAPRYALLLNPDTVLPPGALAGMVQFMDSHPQAGIAGPKLIRQDGSLDLACRRSFPTPEVAFYRMIGLSKLFPRHPRFARYNLTYLDPDKTAEVDSVVGAFMMVRREAIADAGLLDEAFFLYGEDLDWALRIKRAGWKVYYYPGVTVLHYKKVSSQKNPRARDEFFRAMLIFYRKHYASQTPWWLDKLVKAGIYLWWGISKVL
- the lepA gene encoding translation elongation factor 4 — encoded protein: MDPRRIRNFCIIAHIDHGKSTLADRFLEITGTVDPRQMREQFLDQMDIEREKGVTIKASAVRMLYRAYDSEIYELNLIDTPGHVDFSYEVSRALAACEGAILVVDASQGIEAQTVANLYMALEHDLTIIPVVNKIDLPNARPEEVAQELEDLLGIPAEEVIMVSAKEGINVREVLEAVVKKIPPPKGYLRQPLRALIFDSHYDPYKGVIAYVRVVDGEITPDSPLMLMSSGEKFEPMEIGYFSPWMTSTERLVAGEVGYVATGLKSVKECSVGDTITWARNPADKPLPGYKKPKPMVFAGFYPAEGEDFSLLREALEKLQLNDASLFFEPEESAALGPGFRCGFLGLFHMEIVQERLEREFGLDLVATAPNVEYEVVKRNGEVIQVDNPARFPPESDIEEIREPWMKVQIFTPSEYIGPVMELVTKRRGKFVRMDYLDPRRVMLLYEMPLAEMITDFYDRLKSVTRGYASLDYSFLEYRPDNLVKLSILVHGQPVDALSVVVHRDDAYRRGKVLVEKLKEVIPRQLFSVAIQAAIGKRVVARADIPALKKNVLAKCYGGDVTRKRKLLERQKEGKKRLKQIGRVQVPQEAFLTLLKVEED
- a CDS encoding MFS transporter; its protein translation is MVYHRPLLLAFAASFFFFLSFQSLFSTFPIFVQGLGGEAAFIGATQGSFALTAILFRPLAGWVSDRMGRRVGLILGSAIFTLSMLLYCFVRDLKSLLFLRAFHGTGIAFFTTAFAAFVSDLAPSEKRGEIMGIGWMSIPISLLLAPLLGDFLALGGNFPRLFLAGAGFGALSLTLTLALPETLKSSHQAQTPSPVSDIAALVLLTGALGVSYGAIISFLPVFLDEKGLGPSGFFFSLFSSILIPSMILGGRLSDRAGRIRVATPALALVTLALAFFPLIQSHVLLALLALTYGLGYGTLRTTIDAFILDRVLPTARGKALGLNYAGFDAGIGFGSLLLGFLAQKYGYGSVYVASATAVIMAAAIFLWEVSKW